The proteins below come from a single Pseudomonas chlororaphis genomic window:
- a CDS encoding membrane protein, whose protein sequence is MAGSSLLVLIDDIATVLDDVALMTKMAAKKTAGVLGDDLALNAQQVSGVRAERELPVVWAVARGSFINKLILVPSALAISAFVPWLVTPLLMVGGAYLCFEGFEKLAHKFLHSPAEDQAGHAQLAQAVADPAVDLVAFEKDKIKGAVRTDFILSAEIIAITLGTVVDATLTQQVIVLSGIAIVMTAGVYGLVAGIVKLDDLGLWLTQKPGQAAQRIGGAILRAAPYMMKSLSVIGTAAMFLVGGGILTHGVPVVHHWIEGVAASAGGAGFIVPMLLNAVAGIVAGAVVLAGVMAVGKIWKALKG, encoded by the coding sequence ATGGCTGGAAGCAGTTTGCTGGTACTGATCGACGACATCGCCACCGTGCTCGACGACGTAGCGTTGATGACCAAGATGGCCGCCAAGAAAACCGCCGGTGTGCTGGGCGACGACCTGGCGCTCAACGCCCAGCAAGTCTCTGGCGTGCGTGCCGAGCGGGAACTGCCGGTGGTCTGGGCCGTGGCCAGGGGCTCATTCATCAACAAGTTGATCCTGGTGCCCTCGGCGTTGGCGATCAGTGCCTTCGTGCCCTGGCTGGTGACGCCGCTGCTGATGGTGGGCGGTGCCTACCTGTGCTTCGAGGGCTTTGAAAAGTTGGCCCACAAGTTTCTTCACAGCCCCGCCGAGGACCAGGCCGGACACGCGCAGTTGGCCCAGGCAGTGGCTGACCCGGCGGTCGACCTGGTGGCTTTCGAAAAGGACAAGATCAAGGGCGCGGTGCGCACCGATTTCATCCTCTCGGCGGAAATCATCGCCATCACCCTGGGTACGGTGGTCGATGCCACGCTGACCCAGCAGGTGATCGTGCTTTCCGGCATCGCCATTGTCATGACCGCCGGCGTCTATGGCCTGGTGGCGGGGATCGTCAAGCTCGACGACCTGGGGCTCTGGCTGACACAAAAGCCGGGGCAGGCCGCCCAGCGTATCGGCGGCGCCATCCTGCGCGCCGCGCCCTACATGATGAAAAGCCTGTCGGTGATCGGCACGGCGGCGATGTTCCTGGTGGGCGGCGGCATCCTCACCCACGGTGTGCCGGTGGTGCACCACTGGATCGAAGGTGTGGCGGCCAGCGCCGGCGGCGCGGGGTTCATCGTGCCGATGTTGCTCAATGCGGTGGCGGGGATCGTGGCGGGTGCGGTGGTGTTGGCGGGGGTGATGGCGGTGGGCAAGATCTGGAAAGCGTTGAAGGGCTAG
- a CDS encoding TetR family transcriptional regulator, which translates to MSTIRERNKELILRAASEEFADKGFAATKTSDIAAKAGLPKPNVYYYFKSKENLYREVLESIIEPILQASTPFNADGVPSEVLSHYIRSKIRISRDLPFASKVFASEIMHGAPHLSPDLVEQLNAQARHNIDCIQTWINRGQIAPIDPNHLMFSIWAATQTYADFDWQITAITGKAKLDEADYEAAAQTITRLVLKGCETG; encoded by the coding sequence ATGAGCACTATCCGCGAGCGCAACAAAGAACTGATCCTGCGTGCCGCCAGCGAGGAATTTGCCGACAAGGGCTTCGCCGCGACCAAGACCAGCGACATCGCGGCCAAGGCCGGCCTGCCCAAACCCAACGTCTACTACTACTTCAAATCCAAGGAAAACCTCTACCGCGAGGTCCTGGAAAGCATCATCGAACCGATCCTCCAGGCGTCCACCCCTTTCAATGCCGACGGCGTACCGAGTGAAGTGCTCAGCCACTACATTCGCTCCAAGATCCGCATCTCCCGCGACCTGCCCTTCGCCTCGAAGGTCTTCGCCAGCGAAATCATGCACGGCGCCCCCCACCTGAGCCCCGACCTGGTGGAACAACTCAACGCCCAGGCCCGGCACAACATCGACTGCATCCAGACCTGGATCAACCGCGGCCAGATCGCCCCCATCGACCCCAACCACCTGATGTTCAGCATCTGGGCCGCCACCCAGACCTACGCTGATTTCGACTGGCAGATCACCGCCATCACCGGCAAGGCGAAGCTGGATGAAGCCGATTACGAAGCGGCGGCGCAGACGATTACCCGGTTGGTGTTGAAAGGGTGTGAGACAGGCTGA
- a CDS encoding transposase → MPARSASHRLRIGRWAEPNRIYLLTANTLEREPVFRDYGLGRIVIHQFRAIEKCGIADSLAFVVMPDHFHWLIQLHRGSLGQLMCQVKSLSVRGVNEKSGRTGSLWQQGYHDRALRREENLVKLARYVVANPLRAGLVKRFGDYPLWDAIWV, encoded by the coding sequence ATGCCTGCACGTTCAGCTTCGCATCGCCTGCGCATCGGTCGATGGGCAGAGCCAAATCGCATCTATCTGCTGACAGCCAACACGTTGGAGCGCGAACCTGTTTTCAGGGACTACGGTCTGGGCAGAATAGTTATCCACCAGTTCAGGGCAATAGAGAAATGTGGCATTGCAGACTCGTTGGCTTTCGTCGTAATGCCTGACCATTTTCATTGGTTGATCCAACTGCATCGCGGCTCTTTAGGGCAGTTGATGTGTCAGGTGAAATCTTTAAGTGTCAGGGGCGTCAACGAGAAGTCTGGGAGAACGGGGAGTCTCTGGCAGCAGGGCTACCATGACCGGGCGCTGCGACGGGAAGAAAATCTGGTCAAGCTTGCCCGGTATGTCGTGGCCAACCCATTGCGGGCCGGTTTGGTCAAACGGTTTGGCGACTATCCTTTGTGGGATGCGATCTGGGTTTGA
- a CDS encoding GlcG protein — protein sequence MSALTLNVAVNLAGQTLAAGREISAAPLTVAILDSGGHLIALQREDGASLLRPHIAIGKAWGAIALGKGSRLLAQDAQQRPAFIAALNSLGQGSVVPVPGGVLIRDQDGRVLGAIGVSGDVSDVDEQCAVRAVEALGLGADVGMSA from the coding sequence ATGAGCGCTCTAACCTTGAACGTCGCCGTCAACCTGGCCGGCCAAACCCTTGCCGCCGGCCGCGAAATCAGTGCCGCCCCCCTGACCGTCGCCATCCTCGACAGCGGCGGCCACCTGATCGCCCTGCAACGCGAAGACGGCGCGAGCCTGCTTCGTCCCCACATCGCCATCGGCAAGGCCTGGGGCGCCATCGCCCTGGGCAAGGGCTCGCGCCTGCTGGCCCAGGACGCCCAACAACGCCCGGCCTTCATTGCCGCGCTGAACAGCCTGGGGCAGGGCAGCGTGGTACCGGTTCCGGGTGGGGTGTTGATCAGGGATCAGGACGGGAGGGTGTTAGGGGCGATTGGTGTGAGTGGTGATGTTTCGGATGTGGATGAGCAGTGCGCGGTGAGAGCTGTCGAGGCGTTGGGGTTGGGAGCGGATGTGGGGATGAGCGCTTGA
- a CDS encoding glyoxylate carboligase (catalyzes the formation of 2-hydroxy-3-oxopropanoate (tartronate semialdehyde) from two molecules of glyoxylate) — MSKMRAIEAAVLVMRREGVDTAFGIPGAAINPLYSALQKVGGIDHVLARHVEGASHMAEGYTRTKAGNIGVCIGTSGPAGTDMVTGLYSASADSIPILCITGQAPRARLHKEDFQAVDITSIVKPVTKWATTVLEPGQVPYAFQKAFYEMRSGRPGPVLIDLPFDVQMAEIEFDIDAYQPLPLAKPAANRVQIEKALSLLNQAERPLLVAGGGIINADASELLVEFAELTGIPVIPTLMGWGTIPDDHPLMVGMVGLQTSHRYGNATLLKSDVVLGVGNRWANRHTGSVDVYTEGRTFIHVDIEPTQIGRVFTPDLGIVSDAASALTLFIEVARQWQAVGKLKDRRAWVQDCQQRKASLQRKTHFDNVPVKPQRVYEEMNQVFGKDTCYVSTIGLSQIAGAQFLHVYKPRHWINCGQAGPLGWTIPAALGVVKADPSRKVVALSGDYDFQFMIEELAVGAQFKLPYIHVVVNNSYLGLIRQAQRGFDMDYCVQLSFDNLNAPELNGYGVDHIAVAEGLGCKALRVFEPSGIQPALRQAQAMIEEFKVPVIVEVILERVTNISMGTEINAVNEFEDLALVGNDAPTAISLLD, encoded by the coding sequence ATGAGCAAAATGAGAGCAATCGAAGCCGCCGTCCTGGTGATGCGCCGTGAAGGCGTGGACACCGCCTTCGGCATCCCGGGTGCGGCGATCAACCCGCTGTACTCTGCCCTGCAAAAAGTGGGCGGCATCGATCACGTCCTCGCTCGCCATGTGGAAGGTGCCTCGCACATGGCCGAGGGCTACACCCGCACCAAAGCGGGCAACATCGGCGTGTGCATCGGCACCTCGGGCCCGGCCGGTACCGACATGGTCACCGGTCTCTACAGCGCCAGCGCCGACTCCATCCCGATCCTGTGCATCACCGGCCAGGCCCCCCGCGCCCGCCTGCACAAGGAAGACTTCCAGGCCGTGGACATCACCAGCATCGTCAAGCCGGTGACCAAGTGGGCGACCACCGTCCTGGAGCCTGGCCAGGTGCCCTACGCGTTCCAGAAAGCCTTCTATGAAATGCGTTCCGGTCGCCCGGGCCCGGTGCTGATCGACCTGCCCTTCGACGTGCAGATGGCCGAGATCGAATTCGACATCGACGCCTACCAACCGCTGCCCCTGGCCAAGCCTGCCGCCAACCGCGTGCAGATCGAGAAGGCGCTGAGCCTGCTGAACCAGGCCGAGCGGCCATTGCTGGTAGCGGGCGGCGGCATCATCAACGCCGATGCCAGTGAGCTGCTGGTGGAGTTCGCCGAGCTGACCGGCATCCCGGTCATCCCGACCTTGATGGGCTGGGGCACGATCCCCGACGATCACCCGCTGATGGTCGGCATGGTCGGCCTGCAGACATCCCACCGCTACGGCAACGCGACGCTGCTCAAGTCCGACGTGGTGCTGGGCGTCGGCAACCGCTGGGCCAACCGTCACACCGGCTCGGTGGATGTCTACACCGAGGGCCGCACCTTCATTCACGTGGACATCGAGCCCACGCAGATCGGCCGGGTATTCACACCTGACCTGGGCATCGTTTCCGACGCAGCCTCGGCCCTGACCTTGTTCATCGAAGTCGCCCGCCAGTGGCAAGCCGTCGGCAAGTTGAAGGACCGCAGAGCCTGGGTGCAGGACTGCCAGCAACGCAAGGCGAGCCTGCAGCGCAAGACCCACTTCGACAACGTGCCGGTCAAGCCCCAGCGCGTGTACGAGGAAATGAACCAGGTGTTCGGCAAGGACACCTGCTACGTCAGCACCATCGGCCTGTCGCAGATCGCCGGCGCGCAATTCCTGCACGTCTACAAGCCGCGCCACTGGATCAACTGCGGCCAGGCTGGCCCCTTGGGCTGGACCATTCCGGCCGCGCTCGGGGTGGTCAAGGCTGATCCGAGCCGCAAGGTCGTGGCGCTGTCGGGCGACTATGATTTCCAGTTCATGATCGAAGAGCTGGCGGTGGGCGCGCAGTTCAAGCTGCCGTACATCCATGTGGTGGTGAACAACTCTTACCTGGGCCTGATTCGCCAGGCGCAACGCGGGTTCGACATGGACTACTGCGTGCAGCTGTCCTTCGATAACCTCAACGCGCCAGAGCTCAACGGTTATGGTGTGGACCACATCGCCGTGGCCGAGGGCCTGGGGTGCAAGGCGTTGCGGGTGTTCGAGCCGTCCGGCATCCAGCCGGCGCTGCGCCAGGCCCAGGCCATGATCGAGGAGTTCAAGGTGCCAGTGATCGTCGAGGTTATCCTGGAGCGGGTGACCAACATTTCCATGGGCACCGAGATCAACGCCGTCAACGAATTCGAAGACCTGGCGCTGGTGGGCAACGATGCGCCGACGGCCATTTCGTTGCTTGACTGA
- a CDS encoding hydroxypyruvate isomerase: MPRFAANLSMLFTEQNFLARFEAAAKAGFSGVEYLFPYDYSSAELKAQLDAHGLTQVLFNLPAGDWAKGERGIACLPDRVEEFRAGVDLAIAYAQVLGNTQVNCLAGIRPQNCDEALVQKTFVANLKYAAEKLQAKGIKLVMEAINTRDIPGFYLNNTAQALSIREQVGSANLFLQYDIYHMQIMEGDLARTLAAHLGEINHVQLADNPGRHEPGTGEINYRFLFEHLDSIGYAGWVGCEYKPLTTTEAGLGWLKNHNAI; encoded by the coding sequence ATGCCGCGTTTCGCCGCCAACCTGTCCATGCTGTTCACCGAGCAGAATTTCCTCGCCCGTTTCGAAGCGGCCGCCAAGGCCGGTTTCAGCGGGGTCGAGTACCTGTTCCCCTACGACTACAGCAGCGCCGAACTCAAGGCGCAGCTTGACGCCCATGGCCTGACCCAAGTGCTGTTCAACCTGCCGGCCGGCGACTGGGCCAAGGGCGAACGCGGCATTGCCTGCCTGCCGGACCGGGTCGAGGAGTTCCGCGCCGGTGTCGACCTGGCGATCGCCTATGCCCAGGTGCTGGGCAACACCCAGGTCAATTGCCTGGCCGGGATCCGCCCGCAGAACTGTGACGAGGCCCTGGTGCAGAAAACCTTCGTCGCCAACCTCAAGTACGCGGCCGAGAAGCTGCAAGCCAAGGGCATCAAACTGGTGATGGAAGCCATCAACACCCGCGACATCCCCGGCTTCTACCTGAACAACACCGCCCAGGCCCTGTCGATCCGCGAGCAGGTGGGCAGCGCCAACCTGTTCCTGCAATACGACATCTATCACATGCAGATCATGGAAGGCGACCTGGCCCGGACCCTGGCCGCGCACCTGGGCGAGATCAACCACGTGCAACTGGCGGACAACCCCGGACGCCATGAGCCGGGCACCGGCGAGATCAACTATCGCTTCCTGTTCGAACACCTGGACAGCATCGGTTATGCCGGTTGGGTCGGCTGCGAATACAAGCCCCTGACCACCACCGAAGCGGGACTGGGCTGGCTGAAAAACCATAACGCGATCTGA
- a CDS encoding tartronate semialdehyde reductase (NADH-dependent; catalyzed the reversible formation of glycerate from tartronate semialdehyde), with protein sequence MAKIGFIGTGIMGHPMALNLQKAGHSLLLSQHHDAAPADLLAGGAVALANPREVAQEAEFIIVMVPDTPQVEDVLFRADGVAAGVGAGKVVIDMSSISPTATKAFAAKINEKGAQYLDAPVSGGEVGAKAATLSIMVGGDSAAFERALPLFQAMGKNITLVGGNGDGQTAKVANQIIVALNIQAVAEALLFAAKNGADPAKVREALMGGFASSKILEVHGERMIKGTFDPGFRISLHQKDLNLALQGARELNINLPNTANAQQVFSTCAALGGGNWDHSALIKGLEHMANFSIRDN encoded by the coding sequence ATGGCTAAAATCGGATTCATCGGCACCGGCATCATGGGCCACCCAATGGCATTGAACCTGCAAAAGGCTGGTCACAGCCTGTTGCTGTCCCAGCACCACGACGCGGCCCCGGCCGACCTGCTGGCCGGCGGCGCGGTGGCGCTGGCCAACCCACGGGAAGTGGCCCAGGAAGCCGAGTTCATCATCGTGATGGTCCCGGACACCCCTCAGGTCGAGGACGTGCTGTTCCGCGCCGATGGCGTGGCGGCTGGCGTCGGCGCGGGCAAGGTGGTGATCGACATGAGCTCGATCTCCCCCACCGCCACCAAGGCGTTCGCGGCGAAGATCAATGAAAAAGGCGCGCAGTACCTTGATGCGCCGGTGTCTGGCGGCGAAGTCGGCGCCAAGGCGGCCACCCTGAGCATCATGGTCGGCGGCGACAGCGCGGCGTTCGAACGCGCCTTGCCGCTGTTCCAGGCCATGGGCAAGAACATCACCCTGGTGGGCGGCAATGGCGATGGCCAGACCGCCAAGGTGGCGAACCAGATCATCGTCGCCCTGAACATCCAGGCCGTGGCCGAGGCGCTGCTGTTCGCCGCGAAGAACGGCGCGGACCCGGCCAAGGTTCGCGAGGCCCTGATGGGCGGCTTCGCCTCGTCGAAGATCCTGGAAGTGCACGGCGAACGCATGATCAAGGGCACCTTCGACCCAGGCTTCCGCATCAGCCTGCACCAGAAGGACCTGAACCTGGCCCTGCAAGGCGCCCGGGAGTTGAACATCAACCTGCCCAACACCGCCAACGCCCAGCAAGTGTTCAGCACCTGCGCGGCCCTCGGCGGCGGCAACTGGGATCACTCGGCGCTGATCAAGGGCCTGGAGCACATGGCGAATTTCTCGATCCGCGATAACTGA
- a CDS encoding hydroxypyruvate reductase, whose protein sequence is MSVDPQQLLRELFATAIDAAHPQHVLEQYLPRDRSGRVIVIGAGKAAAAMAQVVERCWEGEVSGLVVTRYGHGAPCEKIEVVEAAHPVPDAAGLAVARRVLELVSHLTEDDRVILLLSGGGSALLALPAAGITLADKQSINKALLKSGATIGEMNCVRKHLSAIKGGRLGKACWPATVYTYAISDVPGDLATVIASGPTVADPSTSAEALAILKRYHIEVPASVRAWLQSPESETVKPGDPSLARSHFQLIARPQQSLEAAAVKARQAGFSPLILGDLEGESREVAKVHAGIARQIALHGQPLPAPCVILSGGETTVTVRGHGRGGRNAEFLLSLTDSLKGYPGIYALAGDTDGIDGSEDNAGVLMTPDSYRRAAELGLNASDELDDNNGYGYFAALDGLIITEPTRTNVNDFRAILILEAPKHDA, encoded by the coding sequence ATGTCGGTCGATCCGCAACAATTGCTGCGCGAGCTGTTTGCCACGGCCATCGACGCGGCGCATCCGCAGCACGTCCTTGAACAATACCTGCCTCGCGACCGCAGCGGCCGGGTGATCGTCATCGGTGCCGGCAAGGCTGCCGCCGCCATGGCCCAGGTGGTCGAGCGCTGCTGGGAGGGCGAGGTCTCGGGCCTGGTGGTAACCCGCTACGGCCATGGCGCGCCCTGCGAGAAAATCGAAGTGGTGGAAGCCGCCCACCCGGTGCCCGATGCAGCCGGCCTGGCGGTTGCCCGGCGAGTGCTGGAACTGGTCAGTCACCTGACCGAGGACGACCGGGTGATTCTCCTGCTGTCCGGTGGAGGCTCGGCATTGCTGGCACTGCCCGCGGCCGGCATCACCCTGGCCGACAAGCAATCGATCAACAAGGCCCTGCTCAAGTCCGGCGCCACCATCGGCGAGATGAACTGCGTGCGCAAGCACCTCTCGGCGATCAAGGGCGGGCGCCTGGGCAAAGCCTGCTGGCCGGCAACGGTCTACACCTATGCGATTTCCGATGTGCCCGGGGACCTCGCCACGGTCATCGCCTCCGGCCCTACCGTGGCCGACCCGAGCACCTCGGCCGAGGCCTTGGCAATCCTCAAGCGTTACCACATCGAGGTCCCCGCCTCCGTGCGCGCCTGGCTGCAAAGCCCGGAATCGGAAACCGTCAAGCCTGGCGACCCGAGCCTGGCCCGCAGCCATTTCCAGCTGATCGCCCGGCCCCAGCAGTCCCTCGAAGCGGCTGCCGTGAAAGCCCGTCAGGCCGGCTTCAGCCCGTTGATCCTCGGCGACCTGGAAGGCGAATCCCGGGAGGTGGCGAAGGTCCATGCCGGCATCGCCCGGCAGATCGCCCTGCACGGCCAGCCCTTGCCGGCCCCGTGCGTGATCCTGTCCGGCGGCGAAACCACGGTCACCGTGCGCGGCCATGGCCGGGGTGGCCGCAATGCCGAATTCCTCCTGAGCCTGACCGACAGCCTCAAGGGGTATCCCGGCATCTATGCCCTGGCCGGCGACACCGACGGCATCGACGGCTCCGAGGACAACGCCGGCGTCCTCATGACCCCGGACAGCTATCGCCGCGCCGCCGAACTGGGCCTGAACGCCAGCGATGAATTGGACGACAACAACGGCTACGGCTACTTCGCCGCGCTGGACGGGCTGATCATCACCGAGCCGACCCGCACCAACGTCAACGACTTTCGCGCCATCCTGATTCTCGAGGCCCCCAAACATGACGCCTGA